The Panthera leo isolate Ple1 chromosome A3, P.leo_Ple1_pat1.1, whole genome shotgun sequence genome contains the following window.
CATCTGGCACTTTCTAAAAGAGAAGGAATGTACTAAAACTCTGAGCCGATTAGAATTCAGTGTTAGGTATGAAagttacataaatgttaaaaatacctCCTTGGTTCTTTTGGGTTGTACACCAACCCAACCACCGTGCCCAGAATGTGCCCCCATGTACCTTCTGAGAACACCTCCCAGTAACGAGGCGTTTAAGCACTCAGGCGGGGACAATCGCCTCTGGACCTCAGCAACTGTCACTTTGTATTTAGACGTGGAGCTGAGGAGGGACAATCTTCCAGGGACCGAGCAGAAGACCTCGCTGGGATTCATCACAGCCCCTACCAGCTCCTTCTGACAAGGGAGACTCAGCGGATTCTTGGTCATTGAAATGGGACCTGTGAACGAAGATTAGACGTGGCAGTCCCCGAGAGCTGCGTTTACGAAAAAGGGACCTTTTCAAACCTCTAACCCGAGCTGAAAGAGCTCTTTAAGCAAACAGCGTTGTGTGTTGGgcaagcacattttttttaagtccaattCTTCAAAGATAATCGAATCTGAAATTCACAAGTTAACACCTTGCAAAGCTAATTAGTCATGACCCCAAGCGTGGAGGGTTTTCATTTTCTAGCCActgttaaaatgtgtttaattagAACACTGGTTTTCAGAAGACTGCTTCAATCCTACATACATGGggattttttccttcctctaagaACCACCACAATCACCCCGCACGCGCGGATCCTTTGCTGAAACCTTTCGGTGCAGCTGATCAcggtaaatttaaaaatacaaacaaacctGCCCTGTTACAAGTTTCCTGGGAAATTCGGTTTATTTTCTGAGCTGTTCTTCAAAAACCATTTCCCAACTGATTTCAAGGAGTTTAACTTCAAGTAGCAGACCACAACTCCCTTTCATTTAGGGCCACTCCATCTTCAAAACAGCCAAACTGGCAATCCCTCAGTCTGTAACTTAATTTCTTGAgacattcccccctcccccccatccaaTGTTCCaaatcccctcccccactatctTGCATAAACCCAGACTCTGGCAGATCGTCCCACTCTGGTCCTTTGAAGGCTGTCTATCTGGTAGGCCAAACTGTTTCAAAACCTCTTCTTGCGGGTCAGAATTGGGGATCCTTGCCACATGCATTTATGAAACGGGAAATTCAATCATCCACTCAACAACTGCCACAGCATCAACCACCCAACCAAGGTGCGTggtctgatttttttccaaattaagtcAGTGTTAAAACTCACTCTGGAAGACTAACACTGTAAAAACACCATGAAATTCAAGGGGCCCTAGTCTCCAAGAGAACACTATCGAGTAACAAATCCTAAGAGTTTTACCACCATCCCTTTTCATTTAGCTCCAAAAGCGAtgccctcttctttctcctaaaAGCCTATGTTCCTCCAGccaacccccgccccctcctccatCGGTCCCTTCCCTACCACAACTGTCCCAAGGTGGCCACCAAATGCCCCCAACCTTGCCAGGCTAGGTGCGGCCCAGGGAGGAAAAAAGTTTGCTCTCGCTGCCTACCTTTGCGAATAACAGTCTGATCGTGCAGGAGCAGGTGCTGGTCGTCGACATTCTGGGGGAGAAACGACAAAGTTTCCCTTAAGTTCCGGGGAGgccgggcaggggagaggagaggctggggggCAAACAGGTCCGGGCAGGAGGGGCAAGAGCCGAGGCGTCGCTCACCTGCACCTCCTCCATCTGGTGCGCCATGTCGTGGAGCCCCAGGTTCTCGGCCAGGCCCGCGGCGTCCAGGGCGTGCGCGTGGGGCAACAGCAGGTCGGAGCGACGGTAGGCATCCCTGCGGGCGCTCATGGCGCCACCCTCGAGCCCGGAGAGATGGGGCAGCAGGCCGGCCGGGCGCCCGTGGTGCGAGGGCAGGCCAGCCCCCTCCTGGCTCTGGCGACCCGGCCAGGCCTGCTGCTGGCTGCCGGTGGGCGCCGGCTGGTGCAGGGGGTTGATGGCAGCGGCGTAAGCTTCTCCCAGATGCGAGTAGGGGTCGGCCGACTGCGAGTAAGCCAACTGCTGGTAGGGCGGCGGAAAGTAGGGTGGTGGCTGATACTCGGCGACTCCAGTATGAGAGAGGGGCGGCGCGGGGCTGTAGAGGTGCTGCCCCgcggaggagaggtgggggaggcgCGGGTTCCCATTGCTGCTCGCGTCGTGGCGATcctgggagagagaagcagagacccCGCTAGTACGAAACCCCGCTACTGCGAAGTGGCTGCAGCCGCTGCGCTGAGCCGTGCGTCCCCGGGGACCCGACTCGTGGGGCCTGCCCTCCGCCCAGAGAGCACCCAGAGGCGCTGTGCGCCGGGGGATTCGTTGCGAACTGCCAGTCCGCGGAGGAAAGAGGCTTCCAAAGACCTGGGGGAACTCGCTCTCAAAGCCCGGCGGCGAAGGCCTGGGAGGTCGGACGCCCGGGGCGCTCTCAAGAGCCGGATCCGAACCCCAGGTCTTGGGCCAGGAGTAGCTGAGGCCCGGGCCCGGGGAGGAAGTCGGCATGCTGTAGGCACCGTGAGGACTGCGCTCGCTCACTAGCCCGCACATGTCAGCGGCGCCAGACGAAAAGAACGTGGGGAAGCGGCAGACGCGGATAAAGCGCACGAAGCGGGAAGTGCGCATCTTCCCCGCCCCAGGGACCCTCCCTTCCACGCCCTCAGGACAAAGACCTCCGGGCAAGTGACGCTCCCCGGCAGGCCGGCCACCCAAGGCCGCCCGAGGAACTCGGGGAGGGACGCCTCGCGGCCAgggctgctccccaccccactccgcCCCAGCTGGCTGGGTCCAGACCGAGCGGGGAACACCCAGTGGGGCCGCCCTGCCGGGCCACGGTCAGTATCCCCACAAAccggggcagagggggagaactAAGGACCCCGAATATTGGGCAACCTCGCCTGCGCACGTCCCTCGCCTCCAGGCTGTCCGACCTAATTCTTAAAGGACTCGTCTCCCTGGGTTCGCGGGGTCACAGGGGTGGCGGGGAACTAGGAGAAACGGGCGCTGTCGCCCCCTAGCGGAAGTGCCCGGGCCCGCCAACAGGGGCGGCCCCAGGAGGTCCCGCGGGCGCGCGGCCCCCCGCCCGCGTCGCCCCCCAGCCCGGGCTCCCCAATGCCAGCGCCCGGGCGCACACCTCCCGCCGCCCGCGTCTTCCTCTTCCCGCTCgccgcctgcctccctcccactctccgaaACTCTAGCTCAACCTGTCGGACTGGCTGGAGCACTCCCGAGCGCTTACGGCCCCATCTggcctcgcccccccccccccggcgctccccagcccccacttcTCTGGAGAGCCAAACTTCGGCTGTTTTCTGGTTTCCCCGAGGAGTTAGCGGGGCAGGTGACAAGCCCGCCGCGGAGGGGACTCTGCAAAGGTGTCGCCGGCAGGTCGCCTCATCTGACCCCTCGGGACGGAGATCTCGTGCGTAAAAGCCGCGTCTAAGCGTTGTAGACGGGGCGCTCTTCcgagaaaggggaaagaagggcTGTTTTGCTTCGCACGAAACCGACCGGTAAGCTCTGTGGGTGGGATCTGCCGGTCTCCTTCCAGGCCCTGTTCCGGAGGGTGGTTTGGGGAAGGGCCCGATTCAGGAAGAGGGCCCGGGAGAAACGGACTAAGGGGCGTCCGCAAAAGCGGACCCCGTCCCCTCGAGGGGCAGAGGCTGGTGCCTGCTCGctgcgcccgcgcccgcgcccggaCCTCGGTCGGTGGGTCCCCGCCTCCCGGGCTGGACTCGGGCGGGGCCGGGCTGCGCCCCTGCACCCAGCTCACCTCGCAGTCTTCTTCATACTTGACATTATCGGTTATTTTCCACAACATGGCGTCCGGCGTCCCCCAAAACAGTCGCCAGTTAAAtccaggctccccccaccccccgagcgGTAAATCCAAAATGGGGGTCACGGTGGCTGGGCgtccgccgccgcccccgccacGCGAGGGCCTCGCTGTCCCGGTCACTGGACACGCATCGGCGGCTCCGCGAGCGTAGATGCGGCCGCCGCGCGCGTAGAAGCCGCTGCCGGGGACCCGGGAAGCCGCGCCCGCACTGTGTGTCCCGGCAATAGCCGGGGGACCCGGGCGCCTTAATGAGAAGGAAATTATCATAACTCCTCCCCGGGGGCCGGCACGAAGGCCCCGGCGCCGGGCGGGGCAGCCCCCAGCCAGTCCCAGCCTAGCTCCGCCCTGCACCCCGGCGGGGCGCCGCGCCGAGACCCGCGCCGCGGGGGGCGAggagggggaggcgggcgggCGTGGGCACCTCTCTGACAGCCGCGGACCTGCTAGGTCGGGGTCCCCCGCCGCGCCTTCCGTcgtccatccccccccccccaggcccacACCTGAGACTGGCAGCGCTGGGGCCCCGGCTGCAAATACCTAAGAGCCCCCCTATTTGTCCTGAAGCGCCTTCCCCCATCCTCCGAAAGACGTGGTCACCTGCGGTTAAGAGACCTCGCGTTGCGGGCATCTCAACAGCTGGGGTCCCCCTTAGAGCCTGAAATGCCTCACCCACCCACTCACGGAGACTTAAATTGGGCTGGGACCTCGCAGCCGGAGCCCCAATCCCTCCGAGAGAcgcctccccttccttctctctccgcgGTCACAGCGCCGGCCCATTCCTccgaggggctggaggagggaaggcCTTCTGGGGAGTCTGCCCCGAGCGCCAGGGGGCGAGCGGGCCTCCACCGGCCGCAAAGTCTGGGACAACGGCGTCCGGCTGCCATCGCCCGAAGCTGCATCTCCGCCGCAGACTGCGGCCGGGGGTCACCCGCGCTCCCtcgcccagccctgcccagccctgcccagccctgcccagggcgCCGGCTCGGCAGATGCCTCCGACGAGCCGGACGCTCAGAAGCCTCAACTCACACGGGGAAAGAGGTGCGGGGCGGAAGACAACCCGAGCGCCAcgcgcgcggggggggggggggcaggggggagggagaaggtgggagaggagggaggggccagagggggACCCCCCGCTGGAGGGGTGAGTACCCCCCCGTTCTGCAGACGCAGGACGAAAACGAAACTCGAATATAAACGCTGCCTCTCGCCCCGGGATTTATTCGCCACGCAAACTTGAATGCAATGCgcagttgtttaaaatttttaaagaaacgaAATCCATTGGCCCAATGACTGTAATTGATCTTTTTCACTGCCAGGGGAAAGTCGCTAATTTTCAAGGGCGAATTTTGCTGGGGCGTCCCAGCTGGCTCCGGGATCGGAACTCAAACATTCCGAGAGAGTCGGAGAAGGGGACTCCTTCCATCTGATTCCGAATCCGATTCTGCAGTAATTGATACGCATCAGTGCAGTGCCCGGGTCCTGGGCCCGGGAGTGgacgccacccccccccccccccatctacaGAACGACTGCACACACCGCCTTCCTGCTCCTTCTCGGGTTTATTTGGGCTTTGGCATTTCTCTAGACCCAGATGGACCTAAGATAAAATCAAGAACTGCAATAAAAATAGGCGTCCTCCACGTGAAACGTCCTCTCTTACCCTAGAGGAGGTAGAGCCAAGGTGATACTCCTACCAAATGTGAGAACAAAACCCGGGGCTTTTCAGGACTTTGCACTAAGAAGTGAcgccttgcttccaaaataccagGATCCGGGGCTCGAAGAAAAGAACAGGAGCAGCAGCGTACCTGacattggggggcggggggacaggaagggggaCACCTGCGCCACGCAAGAATGGGACACCTGCACAGCAGGACGTGGAAGGTTAGGGTCccaggcacacgcacacaccccagAGGGAGAATGTGGCACCCCCTTCGGGCGTTCCAGACCCCAGGGCGGAGACGAGGGGCCTTCTCCACGCTGGGCCTTCCAGACTCGGGTTTGACTCAAAGACCCCGCCTGGAGTGCAGCCTGAACAAGTTGTCTCATTCACGCCGGCAACTTTACCCGTAGGCAGGTTTGGAACCCCGGCAGGGCAGGAACGGGCCaatcccccaccccagggcctggctGTCCTTCCTTCCCGCAGCAGAGCTGTGGCCGAGGCAACCCGAAGGGACAGAGATTCCTCCCAGCCCGGGGGCAGAGGCAAAAGGGAGCCGATGGGCCCTGAGGGTCTGCGCGCCTCCGTTCTGGGAGCCCCAGGGGCCTAGATGTTTCCGAACCGCTTAGCAAGGGCCGTTCATTCCCAAGGCAGCTCCCCGGACACCGGCGCGCTGCCCCCTCTCCCAGGGACACGCGTTCGAGCTAGAGCGCGACTTCCGCGCCCTGGATGGAAGGCGGGTGGAAGAAGTCCTCAATCTTCCCAGCCAGGGAGACCCGGCCCAAATACGCACACCCTCGGCTTCGGGGCCGCAGCCCCGGCACGCGCGCGCCCCCGTCGGCGTGCCGGAAGCCTCAGCCCTTCCTCGAGCTCCACTTTTCCTCTCCCTGCGGAAAGCAGGGAGAGGATGGCTCCTGCCCCCGGGACAGACCTCCCTCCAAAGCCCAGGCCCCTCGCCGCATGAAGACCGGAATCTGGAGGCCGCGCCCTGGGACGGCCACCGCTCGGGAAAGGGTGCCCCCTCAGGACCCTCCGAGGCCTCGCAGCCGCCTAACTGTAAACAGAACGAGAGGATCCCGGGGACAAGCTTCACTGCACGCCACGCAAAATCCGGGATAGGGGGTGGAGGGTGGCGCGCGGCTCCCCTCTGTCGCCCCCTAGGGAGCTTTCGCTCACACACACTTGAAGCCTGGACCCGGGCCCCCATCCCGCTCCGGTGGCCCAAGAAACCGGAGTCTGGAGGCGAGGAGGCGTCTGGGTAGAGGCGCAGACGGAGACCGCCGCCTCCAACTTCCCACCCCCGCAAACCAAGGAAGGCGCCCGGGCAGGTCGAGCTGGAACGCGGTTGGCCTGCGACTTCTTTTCCCGCCCCAGGGAGGGGGCGCGAAAGCGGCAGGTGGAGGCCCCCGAGCGCCCTAGGGAACGCCGCGCAGCGCGCAAGGTGTCTGTCCCGCCCCTTGGAACCGCGTGAGCGCCGGCAGAGACCGCGGTGAAGTGGCCGGCCGGGTTAAGCAGAGCCGAAAAGCCGGGGCCTGCAGCAATCGAGGGgggtgcccctctctcccacagTCTCCCATCGCGGCATCGTCACCCCGAGGGCCAGACACTTGGCACCGAGGAGCACTCCGACTGTCCAAGCCCGCTAAGGTGCACGCCCTGGGGCGCCACTGCATCATTTCACAGCCACTCCAAAATAACAGCAATAGTATAAAAATAGCAGATTGTTTTGATGGTGCGCAGAGCGACAGCCGCGCACACACGGATGCTTCTTGGCTTGCTTAACCCAGGGTCCAACCCGACTGCATTTACGGCTCCTTCTGCGCGCGCGGCTCCAGGCCCGGGGCTTGAAGGGAGGGGCTTCGCGGCCTGTAGCTTTTCCTCGCAAAACCTGCTTTTTACAGATGGACGGAGAGCCGCGGAGCTGAGGGAGCCTGGAGGACCCAGgctcggggcggggcggggagggcccgGGTCCGTGTCTGTCCCGGGTCGAGTCCGCGCGCGCATTCGAAGGGCGCCCGCCAAGCGCAGAGGTCGTGGGTACAGTCTCTAACTCGACCACCGCAGCCCCATTTCTCAGCAGGCGTCGGGGGATTTTTGGCCGTCCAACTACCTAAGCCACAAACATGCCTGCTCTTCGAGGCGACCTCCCTAGCTGCTCTTGGAGACCTGTTAGAGACAAGCTCGGCTCTCGCCTCCCCTGCCCCGGGGGACCCCCGCCCTCCGGAGGCCACGCTTGGCCGCAGAATGCCTGTCACTTCTCCACTGTGTCCCAGGGCCCATTCGCGCGCAGCCTAAGCGCTCGGAGCGCAGGCGGGAGGACTCAGGCTCCAGCCCGGTGTCCCCGGAGGCCTTCTCCGCTCGGCGTCCAGGAACACCACACCCCTGCAGGCCAACCGAGCCCGGCGGCCTTAACGCGTTTCTCTGGTCGCCTCCAGGCGACGAGGAGGCCCACTGAGGCCAGGCGCCCGGCGACGCGGACTCGGCTGCCGGCGCCAGAAGTGGCAGCGCCCGGGAGCCACCCCGCAGCCCCAGCggcgccctccccaccccgcggGCATCCTCCCGCACGCCTCTcctccctgccggcctgcccTCCGCCCGACACCTCCTTTCTCACCCTCAGGAGCTGGAAATTCATGTCGCCAGCCCTTCAGCCTCTGCGAGTTGAGCTTGGGAATGGGAGCCGGGCTGCAAGCGCTCCCCAAGGGCCGAGTCGCGTGCCGCAAAGTGCTCCGAGGTTTATTTAATTAACGGAAGGGGGAAGTAGGGAGGGGGCTTTCGATTCACAGCCAAAACCGGCTATCGCGATTGGAAGACACACCTGAAAAGGTCGTCGTtactcctcccctgccctcctccccttggAAACTGTAAACTCGCCAATTGAAAAGGGTCTCCCTTGGGGTTTTGAGCGATCTTTGCGCGTCTGTGACAGGCAGACCGGGGGACGGCTGCTTCCATCACGAAATTATCCCAAATGTGGCCCACAGCTTGCTGGCAAAGGACATTGGAGACCTATTTCGTCTCCAAATCCAGATCTATTAGCATTTCCGTGAACTCTCGGCCGTCACTTGCAGCTttgatctgacttcagctaaaaCTGAACCAGGGGCAGTGGAttccggggggtggggaggtggggtggggggagaaggaggtggcTGGATTTGAGGGTGGGGGCTGTGTGTTCCTTTGGTGCCTGGGACATTTGCTTGCACCTAGGCCGTTCATGCTATTTCACCTTAAGAACGCAGCTGGAGTGCTGTGggttacaaaa
Protein-coding sequences here:
- the TFAP2C gene encoding transcription factor AP-2 gamma, which produces MLWKITDNVKYEEDCEDRHDASSNGNPRLPHLSSAGQHLYSPAPPLSHTGVAEYQPPPYFPPPYQQLAYSQSADPYSHLGEAYAAAINPLHQPAPTGSQQQAWPGRQSQEGAGLPSHHGRPAGLLPHLSGLEGGAMSARRDAYRRSDLLLPHAHALDAAGLAENLGLHDMAHQMEEVQNVDDQHLLLHDQTVIRKGPISMTKNPLSLPCQKELVGAVMNPSEVFCSVPGRLSLLSSTSKYKVTVAEVQRRLSPPECLNASLLGGVLRRAKSKNGGRSLREKLDKIGLNLPAGRRKAAHVTLLTSLVEGEAVHLARDFAYVCEAEFPSKPVAEYLTRPHLGGRNEMAARKNMLLAAQQVCKEFTDLLNQDRTPNGNNRPTPVLETNIQNCLSHFSLITHGFGSQAICAAVSAVQNYIKEALIVLDKSYMNPGDQSPADSSKTLEKMEKHRK